From Candidatus Binataceae bacterium:
CATGGAAACGATCCCCGATTCGATTGCGGAGTTTCTGAAGCGGCGGCCGTTCGCGATTATCGGCACCGTCGATTCGGGCCATCGTGCGTGGGCATCTGTCGTGACCGGCGAGCCTGGCTTCATCAAAGTTCCCGAGCCTCGGACGTTGAAGCTCGAAAGCCTTCCGCCGCCGGGGGATCCGCTGCTCGCAAACTTGGCCGCCGAGTCTCACGCCGCGTTGATCGCGATAGACCTCCTCAAAGCACGCCGAGTGCGGATTAACGGCAAAGCTCTTGTCGATGACGGCGCCATCTGGATGACGACTGAGCAGGTTTACGCGAACTGCCCTCGCTACATTCAGGAGCGGATGGTCGTCAGCGCGGAGCCGCAAACCCGTAGTGCAAAGGTTGAGATAAGAAGATCGTCGAGTCTGTCTCCGTCCCAGCGCGAGCAGATCGCAGCGGCTGACACGTTCTTCATCGCCAGCGAGCATCCTGACAGCGGCGCCGACGTATCACACAAGGGCGGCAATCCCGGTTTCGTTCGCGTAATTGACGAGCGCCATCTCGGAATTCCCGATTACAATGGCAACAGGATGTTCAACACGCTGGGGAATCTCCTGGTGAATCCGAAGGCGGGATTG
This genomic window contains:
- a CDS encoding pyridoxamine 5'-phosphate oxidase family protein encodes the protein MVFHAGELEIQKRVGVRDIADDVGGGIMETIPDSIAEFLKRRPFAIIGTVDSGHRAWASVVTGEPGFIKVPEPRTLKLESLPPPGDPLLANLAAESHAALIAIDLLKARRVRINGKALVDDGAIWMTTEQVYANCPRYIQERMVVSAEPQTRSAKVEIRRSSSLSPSQREQIAAADTFFIASEHPDSGADVSHKGGNPGFVRVIDERHLGIPDYNGNRMFNTLGNLLVNPKAGLLFIDFKSGRTLQISGSASVDFDSKRARDFAGAERVLDFQIDEIIDNSAGFPLTAKFRQFSRYNPRP